A genomic region of Saccopteryx bilineata isolate mSacBil1 chromosome 1, mSacBil1_pri_phased_curated, whole genome shotgun sequence contains the following coding sequences:
- the CLPS gene encoding colipase, producing the protein MEKILVLLLVTLAVTYAVPDPRGIVVNLDEGELCMNSAQCKSKCCHRTSGLSLARCAPKASENSECSAKTLYGVYYKCPCERGLKCEADKSIVGSIVNTNFGFCRDPSRTAE; encoded by the exons ATGGAGAAGATCCTCGTCCTTCTGCTCGTCACCCTCGCAGTGACCTATGCGGTCCCTGACCCCCGGGGAATTGTTGTCAACCTG GACGAGGGCGAGCTCTGCATGAACAGCGCCCAGTGCAAGAGCAAATGCTGCCACCGGACAAGTGGGCTGAGCCTGGCCCGCTGCGCACCCAAGGCCAGCGAGAACAGCGAGTGCTCTGCCAAG ACGCTCTATGGGGTTTACTACAAGTGTCCCTGTGAGCGGGGCCTGAAATGCGAGGCCGACAAGTCCATCGTGGGCTCCATCGTCAACACCAACTTCGGCTTCTGCCGGGACCCTTCACGCACCGCGGAGTGA
- the CLPSL2 gene encoding colipase-like protein 2: MATATAFVLLAGVLLPCWGAFPQFGNELRKVNGARCSHHSECSSDCCLMDLNHGGAFCAPKARKDMVCLPQTKGATNIVCPCQGGLSCTYKDLNCPNRCRLI; the protein is encoded by the exons ATGGCCACGGCCACAGCCTTCGTGCTCCTCGCGGGGGTCCTGCTCCCCTGCTGGGGCGCCTTCCCGCAGTTTGGAAACGAGTTAAGGAAG GTGAATGGGGCTCGCTGCTCCCACCACTCTGAGTGCTCCAGCGACTGCTGCCTCATGGATTTGAACCACGGTGGCGCCTTCTGTGCCCCCAAGGCCAGAAAAGACATGGTGTGCTTGCCCCAG ACTAAGGGAGCCACCAACATCGTGTGCCCCTGCCAAGGGGGCTTGAGTTGCACGTACAAGGACCTGAACTGTCCCAACAGGTGCCGTTTGATTTAG